The Desulfovibrio sp. X2 region CAGCGCCACGGGGGAGGGCACCCACACGACGACGCGGCGCCAGCTCGTCGTCCTCGACCGGGGCGCGATGGTCGTCGACACGCCCGGCATGCGGGAGCTCGGCATCGTGGGCGCGGACGACGCGCTCGACGCGGGCTTCGACGAGATCGCCGCGCTCGCCGCGGGGTGCCGCTACGCGGACTGCAGCCACGAGCACGAGCCCGGCTGCGCCGTCAGGGCCGCGCTCGAGCGCGGGGAGCTGGCCGGGGAGCGGTACGCCAGCTACCTCAAGCTCAGGAAGGAGTCGCGCTACCACGAGATGTCCTGCCTGGAGAAGCGCAGGAAGGACAAGGCCTTCGGCCGGTTCGTCAAGTCGGTGAAGAAGCGCGCGAGGCGCTGACGCATCGGCCGCCCCGGAGCCCATGCGCCCGGGGCGGCCGATGCCGGAGTCGCAGGGTTGCGGCTAGCCCAGGCCGCCGTTGGCGCGCAGGACCTGGCCCGTGACCCAGGCGGATTCCGGTCCGGCCAGGAAGGAGACCACGGGCGCTATGTCCGTGGGCTCGCCCAGGCGGGCGAGCGGGGTCAGGGAGACGAGGCGGTCGATGAGCTCCTGGCTCTTGTCCTCGAAGAAGAGCTCCGTGGCCACCGGGCCCGGGGCCACGGCGTTGACCGTGATGCCGCGCGGCCCGAGCTCCTTGGAAAGGACGCGCGTCATGGCCTCCACGGCCGCCTTGGAGGCGTTGTAGGCCGCGTAGCCGGGCAGCGAGGTGTGCAGGGCCGTGGTGGAGAAGTTGACGATGCGGCCGTTCTCGCGCAGCCGCGCGGCCGCCAGGTGGAGCATGTTGTAGGTGCCGGTCAGGTTCACGGCGATGATCCTGGCGAAGACGTCGGGCCGCAGCTTCTCCACGGGCGCGAGGTTGATGATGCCCGCGTTGTTCACCAGCACGTCCACCCCGCCGAAGGCCTTCTCGGTCTCGTCGAAGAGGCGCGTGGCGGCGGCGAAGTCGGAGACGTCGGCCTGCAGGGCCACGGCCTTGCCGCCCGCGGCCTCGATGGCCGCGACGACCTTGTCCGCCTCGTCGGCCGAGCGGGCGTAGTTGACGGTCACGGCGAAGCCGTCGCGTGCGAGGCGCAGCGCGACCTCCCTGCCGATGCCGCGCGAGCTTCCGGTGACGATTGCCGTTTTCCGGCTGGATGCGGTCATTGAAGGACTCCTTTGGCGTTTTTTCGGTTCATTCGGCCACGAGGGAGGCGACGACCTCGGCGAGCGGCGTCTCGCCGCGCACGGACTCGGCCGTTTTGCCCTCGAAGGTGATCCAGCCTGAATTGAAGCCGTCCACCATCTCCATGAGCGGCGCGGGATCGGGAATGCCCGCCCCGCGCAGAAGCTCCTCCCAGCGCCCGCGCTCCGTCTCCACCGCGCGCACGGGGCGGCGCAGCGCCGCGGACAGGGCCTCGGCCAGGTCGTTCGGGCAGCACCCGGGTCCCGCGATCTCGAGGACGCGGCGGCCGGTCCACCCGGTCTGCATGGTCTGCGCGACAAGGTTCCCGACGTCCGCCGTGGCGACCATGGGAATGGCCCGGTTCAGCGGCTGGAGGAAGCTCGGCAGCTCCCCGGTTGCGCGGACCATGGGGATGTCGCGGCGCAGGTTCTCCATGAACCAGGCCGCGCGCACGAAGGCCACGGGCAGGTCGAGCGCGGCGAGCTCCTGCTCCAGGATGCGCAGCTGGGTGACGAGCCCGAGCCCGCTTTCCCTGTGCGCGCCCACGGACGAGAGGCAGACCACCCGGTCCGGCCGCGCGGCGGACAGCGCCCTGCGCAGCGTGGCCGCGAGGGTGCGCGCCTCGGCATAGTCCCTGGAGGGCGAGAAGTTGGGCGGCAGCATGACGAAGGCGCCCTCCGCGCCGCGCATGACCGCGGCCAGGGCCTCGGCGTCGGAGAAGTCGGCCAGCGCGGGTTGCGCGCCCCGGGCCACCAGGGGGTCGGCCCGGCCCACGTCGCGCACCACGGCCCGCACCGGCATGTTCCTGTCGAGCAGGCCGCGCGCGGCGGCACCCCCGACCTGTCCCGTCGCTCCAAGAATCACGAACATGATGAAGCCTCCCGGCGTACGGACGTTTCCGGCCCGGCCCACCGGCCGTGCCGTCCTTCAGGGCGGGCGGCGCATCCTGCGGCGCGTCGTCCGCTGCCCTCGGCGCGCGAAGGAGAGGGAGGGCCGGACAGGGAGAGCTGCGGCCGAAGCGCGGCGGGCCGTGCGCCGAGGGCCCGAAGGTCCTGCCTGCGCCGGGCCGCCGAAGGCCCTCGATGCAGCCATAGCAGAAAAAAGCCGCCGAGAGGAAGGGGAAGAGCCGAGGTCCCGGCTCCCCCCGTCCCCCCTGCGGGCCGCGGGCTCACGCGGCGGCCCGTGGGGAGCGGCGCAGGAGATCGTAGGCGAGGATGCCGGACACGCCCCAGACGAGGTTGAAGAAGACGACCCACAGCGGGGTGGCCGGGCCGAGGGCCAGCCCCATGACGCCCTTGCCGAGCTGCGGGAAGACCTTGAAGAGCATGTACAGCGTGGGCGCGATGCTGAACAGCGCGCCGCGCGCCCACTCCCGGCCGCGCGGCCACGAGGAGAGGAACAAGAGCCCCCACAGTCCCCCGAAGAACAGCCGCGGCAGGAGCCAGGCCGTGGTCAGGGGCGGGGCGATGTCGGCGCCGAGCAGCGGGGTGATGCCCAGGGCGCCGAACCCCCAGACCGCCAGACTGTTGACCAGGCCGCCGAAGACGCCCGCAAGCAGCGCGTGGATGATGGCAACGAACCTCGACATGGCGCGCTCCTCTCTGATCCCACGATTGTGTACCCAAGGAGAGGGGCGCGGGCAAGAGATCAGGCGAGGTGCGCGGAAAAAGTCCGCCTTGTTCCTTCGCGCTGCCTGCCGCGCCCGGGCTTCGTCTGCCCGGCCGTCGGCCGTGCCGCGCGCGAAGGGGGGCCAGTCCCGGCCTGGCGCAAAGGGTCCAGGGAGGGCGCGCAGCCCTCCCTGGCCGCCGGAGGCGTTCCTGCCTCTGCCCCGGCCTGCCGGTCCGGCGCCCTACGCCGCCTGGCCGCCCGCGGGCTCCACGTAGAGGGTTTCGTCGTCGTCGTCGTAGGAGAGGAGCTCGGCGTAGCGGCCCCAGTTGATGGCGGTGTCCACCTGGCGTTCGGCCTCGGCCGCGGGGAACTCGATGGCCAGGGCGGTCTCGATGACGTCGCGCGAGAGCCCCTTGCCGCCTCCGGCGCGGACCATGTCCGTGAGCCAGCGGAAGAAGGGCAGGTGGCGCAGGCGGGAGGCGAAGATCTCCTTGCGCGCGAGGATGGAGGCCTCGCCGAAGGTCTCGCCGAGCGGGGTGAGCTTGATGTCGCCCGCGGAGATGGTGGCGAAGCCGAGCAGCTCCGCGGCGTCGATGACCGAGAGGATGTAGTCCGAGCCGACCTTCAGCTCGTGGGCGATGCGGTAGATGTCGGTCTTGTGGTCCACGAGCTCGTTCAGGCGCTCGATGAGGCCGGCCATCTCGTTGACGTTGATGGCGGGCAGGCGGCGGGTGACGCCCGGCTCGCCCGGCGCGGTGCCCATCTCCAGGTCCGGGGAGAGGGTCTGGCCCGCGAGCATGGCGTAGACGCGGTCCACGAGGTTCAGGAAGTCGTGCGACTTGCGCTGGCGGGGCCGGGGCAGGTCCACGGGGAACTCGCGGATGATGCGGCCGGGGTCCTTGTCCATGATCACGATGCGGTCGGCCATGAACACGGCCTCGTCGATGTTGTGCGAGACCATGAGGATGGCCCTGGTGGGGATCTTGCCGCTGGTCCACAGCTCCAAGAGCTCGCCGCGCAGGGTCTCGGCGGAGAGCACGTCCAGGGCGGAGAAGGGCTCGTCGAGGCAGAGGAGCTCGGGCTCCACGGCCATGGCGCGGGCGAAGCCCACCTTCTGGCGCATGCCGCCGGAGAGCTCGCGCGGGTAGGCGGTCTCGAAGCCGTCCAGGCCCACGCGGTCGAGCAGGTCCAGGGCGCGGTTGGTGCGCAGCCCGGGCGGCACGCCGCGGGCCTTGAGCGCCACCTCCACGTTCTCCTGCACGGTGAGCCAGGGGAAGAGGGCGAAGGTCTGGAAGACGATGGCCGCGTGCGGGTTGACCCCGGAGAGGACCTTTCCGCGGTAGAGCACGTCGCCGCGCGTGGGCCGGATGAGCCCGGAGATCATGCGCAGGATGGTGCTCTTGCCGCAGCCCGAAGGCCCGAGCAGGGCCACGAACTCGCCCTCGCGGATGGTGAGGTCCACGCCCTCGACGGCGATGAACTTGCGGCCGCTGCCGTATTCCTTGGCCACGCGGGAGAGCTGGACCAGGGCGGCGCCGGTCCCGGCGCCCGCGGCGGGGGCGTTTCGGGCGTCGGGCTTGACGTAGGAGGCGACGGGGGCGGCGTGCGTCTTCACGGCATCACTCCATGCGGAACTTTTCTTCGGCCAGGCGGTAGAGCCTGCGCCAGACGAGGCGGTTGAACAGGACCACGGTGACGACCATGCTCATGGTCCCGGCCAGGAGCAGGGGATAGTCTCCCCTGGCCGTGGCCTGGGCGATGATGGCGCCGATGCCCACGGTGGAGATGTTCCTGCCCGCGAAATTGACGTACTCCGAGACGATGCTGGCGTTCCAGGCGCCGCCGCCCGCGGTCACCGCGCCGGTGATGATGTAGGGGAAGAGGGCGGGCAGGACGAGGGTGCGCCAGCGCGTCCAGCGCGACAGGCCGAGGAGCACCGCGGTGTCCTTCAGGTCCTGGGGGATGGTGGAGGCGCCCGCGATGACGTTGAAGAGCATGTACCACTGGGTGCCCATGAGCATGAGCAGCACCGCGGCGAGGTTGAGCCCGCCGGTGAGCCCCACGAGGAACATGAGCGCCACGGGGAAGATGGCCGTGGCGGGCACCGAGGCCGCGATCTGGACCATGGGCTGCAGGAACGAGGCCAGGCGCGGGTTGGAGCCGATGGCCACGCCGAGCGGCACGGTCCAGAGCATGGCCACGGCCAGCGCGGCCATGACGCGCAGGAAGGTGGCGAGAAGGCCCACGGCGATGTCGGCCCAGCGGGCCGAGGGCAGATGGCCGAGCAGGCGCAGGGCCTGCGCGGCCACGATCACGGCGAAGACCCCGGCCACGGCCATGAACAGGCGCGAGCGCCAGGTGAGCGGGGCGCGCTCCTCCACGCGGCCGTCGAAGGGGCGGACGCGGTTCTGGATGAACATGTCGATCCATTCCATGGCCGGGACGAGGACGCGCTCGTGGAAGGCCCAGAGCAGGTTCGAGCCCTGCAGCAGGTCGTAGACCCAGGAGGTGGGCTCCTCCTCGCTGCCGACCATGGTCAGCTTGAAGCGCTCGCCCCAGGCCAGCAGGGGCCGCCAGACGAGCTGGTCCAGCGCCACGATGACCAGCACGAGCACGCCGAGCCCCCAGAGGATGGCGCGCACGTTGCCCTGGGAGGCGGCCTCCTGGAGGTAGGAGCCGATGCCGGGCAGGCGGAAGTCGCGGTGGCCCACGGTGAAGATCTCGGCGGCCATGAGGAAGAACCAGCCCCCGGCCCAGCTCATGATGCTGTTCCAGATGAGGCTGACCCCGGCGAAGGGCAGGTCCAGGGTGCGGAAGCGCAGCCAGGGGTTGAAGCGGAAGTTGGCGCTGGCCTCCTTCAGCTCCTTGGGCATGGTCACCTGCGACTGGTACCAGGCGAAGGTGATGTTCCAGGCCTGGCTCGTGAAGATGAGCACCACGGAGGCCAGCTCCACGGCCAGGTTCTCGGGCAGCACGGCGGTGAAGCCGAGCAGCACCACGGGCAGGAAGGAGAGGATGGGCACGCTCTGCAGCACGTCGAGCACGGGCAGCATGAAGACCTCGCCGAAGCGCGAGCGCGCCGCGAGGGAGCCGTAGAACATGGAGAAGAGCATGGAGAGCACGTAGGCCGCGAACATGCGGGCCACGGAATAGGCCGCGTACCACGGCAGGCTCGAGAGCGAGAGGGAGATCTCCGGGCCGCTCACGGTCTGCGGCGCGGACAGGGCCAGCCAGCCCACCAGGCCCACGAGGCCGATGAGGCCCGCGAGGATGGCCGCGTCCACGACCCAGGGCCCGGCGGATTCCGTGCGGCCCGGCTTGAAGATCATCTGCTGCATGTTCATGGCGTCACCCGTGCGCGCGGACATTCCCGATCGAAACGGCGCCGGGACGGACGCCAAGACGGACGCGAAAGGCCGGAACCGCCCGTGCCCGCCCCTGGGCCCGGCGCACGGCGCGCGCGGGCAGGGGCCAAAAAGCGGCCGCCGCTACATGGCACGCCGCTTCGGTCGCAACGGTTACGGCCGTGCGACGAAACGGTCACGTCGATGAAGATGTGGTGAGCCATGGCCTGCCTCTCGTCTCCGCCGGGCGGCGGTCGCAGCAGGCCTGGAAAGGGTCAGGGCCGCGTGCGGACCGGGGCGTCCGGTGCTGTCGTGGCGCGGCTGCTCCGCGCCCGGGGTCTAGTACTGCCGTCCGATCCGTTCACTGCGGTCTCCGTTAGGAAGTTGCGAAGGCGCCCCGAGGGGCAGCACCGGCCTATACCCAAACGGCCTCGCTGGCAAGATGCGGGGGGGGCGGGCAAGGCGGCGGGCTGGCCCGGCGTTTCGGGCCGAATCCGGACGGATGCGGGCGGGAAGCCGCCCTGGGCGGGGGCTCGTCTTGCCGCGTCCACCCGGGCATGGTACAGGCGATCACAAGGGAAGACACGGCCGCGTGTCCGTTCGCGCGGCCGAAACGATGCCCGAGCGCCCGCAAACCCCATGGAGGAAAGGCATGAAGCGCTTTCTCTACGCCTTGGTCCTGGTGCTCGCCTTGGGCGGCCTCACCGCCTGCGGCGCGCACAACTACACGGTGTCCATGAGCGACGGCACGCAGTACACCGCGCACGGCCAGCCCGAGTACGACGAGAGCTCCAAGACCTACACCTTCAAGGACCTCGACGGCCGCACCGTCACGGTCCCGCGCGACGGCGTGAAGTCCATCCAGGAGCACCTGAAGGACTAGCCCGCGCGCCTTTCGACCGCAGCGGCGCATGGCTGCTGCGTGAAAGCCCCGTTTCCCGACGTTGCGGACATCTGCGGGAAGCGGGGCTTTTTTCCATGAAAGCGTTGCATGGCGCGGATTCCGCTTGCATTGGCCCCGGCCCGGCGTTAGGTGGTGTCGAGAAACGCGATGCACCTGCGCTGCGGAAAGGAGTCCCATGCGGAATGATACTGTAAGGCCCGGCGGTGCGATCGCCGCGGCTCTGCCCGTAAGGCTGGTCCTCGCCTGCTTCGTCCTGGCGATCCTCTGCCTTTCCCCGCTTCCCTCCGCCGCTTCCCCGCATCAGCAACGCGAGATCCAGGCCCGTTCGGCCATCATCATGGATTTCAACACCGGCAAGGTGCTCTTCGAGCAGAACGCCGACCAGAAGATTCCCCCGGCCTCCCTGACCAAGGTCATGAGCATGTACCTGGTCTTCGACGCCATCAAGCAGGGCCGCGTGTCGCTGGGCGACGTCATCACCGTGAGCGGCGACGCCGCGCGCACCGGCGGCTCGCGCATGCACCTGAAGACCAACGAGAAGGTCACCCTGCGCGACATCCTGCGCGGCATGGCCGTCTCCTCGGGCAACGACGCCAGCACCGCCGCGGCCGAGCACGTGGCGGGCGACGTCTCGGACTTCGTGGCCGCCATGAACGCCAAGGCCGCGGCCATCGGCATGCACGAGACCCACTTCGTGAACCCCACGGGCCTGCCCGCTCCCGGGCACATCACCTCCGCCCGCGACATGATGATCCTGGCCCAGCACTACCTGCGGGCCTATCCCCAGGCCCTGGAGTACCATTCCCAGAAGACCCTGGTGCACAACCGCATCCAGACCCGCAACCACAATCCCCTGCTGGAGAGCTGCCCCGGCGCCGACGGCCTCAAGTCCGGCTGGGTCTGCGCCTCGGGCTACAACCTCATCACCACCGCCAAGCGCGGCAACACGCGCCTCATCGGCGTCATCCTCGGCGCCGCCAACCCGAGCGTGCGCGCCCGCGAGAACCGCCGCCTCATGGAAGCGGGCTTCATGGCCGTCGAGGACCACATGACCGTGGCCGAGGCCCTGCCCGAGGTCCGCCTGCCCCAGTACCAGCGCGTCAAGAGCAGGCACCGCCGCTCCACCGAGGTGGCCGAGGCCTCCTCCCAGTCCTCCAAGTCCTCCAAATCCCGCAAGTCCTCGCGCAAGTCCAGGAAGCATTCCTCGCGCCAGGTGGCCGAGGCCGAGTGCTCCACCTCCGCGACGCTCGTGGCCGAGGCCGACGCCCCGAAGGCGTCCCGGCGCTCGGCCTCCAGGAAGGCCTCCGTCGAGTCCGCCTCCGCAAGCCGCACGAAATCCAAGAAAACCGCCTCCCGCAAGGCCAAGGCCTCCAAGGCGACCACCGCCGAAGGCCCGAGCGCCAAAAGCCGCTCCCGCCACCACAAGAAGAAGCAGTCTTCCGAGACCGCGACCCACAAGGCCAAGGAGCCCGGCACCCAGGCCAGGGCCAGGTCACGCTCCGACGACAGCTAGCCTCCGCTCTCCCCGCATCCCGCCCGCTCCGGCATCGCCGCGCGGTCGCCCCGCATCAGTTTCATCCCCGCGTTCCTCCTCGATTTTCCAGCCGTTGTCCGCCTTTTCGTCCGTGCCGGTAAAACGCCTGCGGCCAGGACAGCTCCGCCCCGCGAAGCCCGCATGACGCCGCCTTTGGGCGTCCGAATGTTTTGACATGTGCTCCCAGGGTGGTAGTCTGCGCCCAATGGCGCATCCGGCCGCAGGCGGCCCCGGCCCTTTCATGGGCCCGCCGTCAGGTCGTCCCCGGGGCCCGTTCCCGTCAGGCCCCGGTACGTCCCGGGAATTCCCCAGATTGCCTCCTCATCCCCCTCGCGCGGCAGTCTTTCCCGGCAGGCCGAGTGCGCCGGTGGAACAGACACCAGAGAACAAAGAGAGACCGCATGATCAACGACGAATCCCTCGGCCTGTCGCCGAAGCGAAGGCCGGGACGCCGGGGCGTGCTCGACGTGCTGCTGCTGGCCGTCGTCGCCCTCGCGGCGGCCGTGGCCGCCTACAAGGCCTCCCGGCTGGCCTACTTCCCCACCGACCTCGACCTCGCGCGCTGGGTGCAGACCAACGTGCCCATGCCCGATGCCTGGGCCCACTGGATCGGCCGTACAGCGGACATCCCGGGCTGCTTCGTCCTGCTGGCCGGAACCGTCGTCGTGGCCTGGCTCGTCAGCGGCTGGCGGGCAGCCGCCTGCGCCGTGCCCATCTTCCTCTTCTCCCTCGTGCTCGGCCACTGGCTGCAGCCCATCGTGGCCCGGCCGCGCCCCTCGGCGGACCTCATCGGCGTGAGCGGAACCCCGACCGGCTTCGGCTTCCCCTCCATCTTCGCCCTGGTCTACATGACCACCTTCGGCTACATCGCCATCCTGGCCTGGGTCAGGGGGCGCGGCAGCCTGAGCCTCCTCGTGACCATCCTCTCCGTGGCCGCGCTGCTCATAGGCCTCGCCTCGCGCGTGGCGCTCGGCGTCCACTGGCCGAGCGACCTCTGGGGCGGCTGCCTCATCGGCCTGTTCTGGATCCTCGCCTTCCTGCCGTTCTCGCGCTGAGGACAGGCCGCCCCGAAGCCGCTTGCGGCGACGTCGCAGCGAAGAGATTCGGGCCCGCGCGTATTCAGCAGACGCGCGGGCCCGGACTCTTCACGCTCCGTGGAAAAAGGGGCCCTCCGCCATTCCTTTTGCCCCGGCATCCCGTTCCCAAGGCTTCCTGATCCGCCTCGCGGTCCGGGCGGACGCGGATGGGCGGCCGCCGCGGTCCGGCCGCCGCGTCCTCGCCTGGTCCCTCGGGCAAAGGAACGGGCCGGGATTCCTTTCTCGGAACCCCGGCCCGCGCGTGGCTGCATGACGGGCACCGTGCGCCCGTGTGCGGCTATTCCTCCGCCTGCATCCTGGTCATGGTGGTCTCGAGGTCGTCCGCGAGGCGGGCGATCTCGTCCAGGGTCTCGGCGGCCTGGGCCATGCTCTCGGCCGTCTCCCCGGCGATGCGGTGGATCTGGTCCGTGGAGCGGTTGATCTCCTCGGAGGTGGCGGACTGCTGCTCGGCCGCGGTGGCGATGCCCAGCACCTGGTCCGAGGTGCGTCGCACGAAGTCCAGGATCTTCTTCAGGGCGTCGCCCGCGGAGTGGGCCAGGGTGTCGGCATCCTGGATGACGCGCGTGGTCTCGTCCGTGGCGCTCATGTTGCGCTTGGCGCTCTCCTGGATGGCGTTGATGTAGCCCGCCACCTCGTTGGTGGCGGTCATGGTCTTCTCGGCGAGCTTCCTGACCTCGTCCGCGACCACGGCGAAGCCGCGGCCCGCGTCGCCCGCGCGCGCGGCCTCGATGGCCGCGTTCAGCGCCAGCAGGTTGGTCTGGTCCGCGATGTCGGTGATGACCTGCATGATCTGCCCGATGCCCTGGGCCTGTCCGCCCAGGTCCTGCATCTCGGTCTTCAGCCCCTCGGCCTTGGCGTTGACCGACTCCATGACCGAGGTGACCTTGTTCACCAGGTCCGCGCCCTGGGCGGCGGTGTCGTTGGCCTGGGCCGCGGTCTGCGAGGCCTCGCCCGCGCTCTGGGCGACCTCGGCGATGGTGGCGTTCATCTCCTCCATGGCCGTGGCCACCTCGGCGGTGCGCGTGCGCTGCTCCTCCATGTCCCGGGAAG contains the following coding sequences:
- a CDS encoding SDR family oxidoreductase, with the protein product MTASSRKTAIVTGSSRGIGREVALRLARDGFAVTVNYARSADEADKVVAAIEAAGGKAVALQADVSDFAAATRLFDETEKAFGGVDVLVNNAGIINLAPVEKLRPDVFARIIAVNLTGTYNMLHLAAARLRENGRIVNFSTTALHTSLPGYAAYNASKAAVEAMTRVLSKELGPRGITVNAVAPGPVATELFFEDKSQELIDRLVSLTPLARLGEPTDIAPVVSFLAGPESAWVTGQVLRANGGLG
- a CDS encoding methyl-accepting chemotaxis protein, which produces MKTKVVLAFIVVIGIVLAACALLSGQPAVAALAALAWLLSTIFLVIAGRSAARTIDAVAAGYDALRAGSFAGSGAAAPLMDTARLREAEKACLSHIRHRLGRAEAMLANIITPMAVINEDGTIQWLNEAMVRLTENSGELAAFHGKSFSRFFYGDDRENLAQKALRANDKQGSKTEFDTRKGNHKFISVFATPIRDSEGGLIGGFISVADFTNVVNKERFITSQNERIAQTVKESSAVVLRLTSASGEMKTQLERSSRDMEEQRTRTAEVATAMEEMNATIAEVAQSAGEASQTAAQANDTAAQGADLVNKVTSVMESVNAKAEGLKTEMQDLGGQAQGIGQIMQVITDIADQTNLLALNAAIEAARAGDAGRGFAVVADEVRKLAEKTMTATNEVAGYINAIQESAKRNMSATDETTRVIQDADTLAHSAGDALKKILDFVRRTSDQVLGIATAAEQQSATSEEINRSTDQIHRIAGETAESMAQAAETLDEIARLADDLETTMTRMQAEE
- a CDS encoding ABC transporter permease subunit codes for the protein MSARTGDAMNMQQMIFKPGRTESAGPWVVDAAILAGLIGLVGLVGWLALSAPQTVSGPEISLSLSSLPWYAAYSVARMFAAYVLSMLFSMFYGSLAARSRFGEVFMLPVLDVLQSVPILSFLPVVLLGFTAVLPENLAVELASVVLIFTSQAWNITFAWYQSQVTMPKELKEASANFRFNPWLRFRTLDLPFAGVSLIWNSIMSWAGGWFFLMAAEIFTVGHRDFRLPGIGSYLQEAASQGNVRAILWGLGVLVLVIVALDQLVWRPLLAWGERFKLTMVGSEEEPTSWVYDLLQGSNLLWAFHERVLVPAMEWIDMFIQNRVRPFDGRVEERAPLTWRSRLFMAVAGVFAVIVAAQALRLLGHLPSARWADIAVGLLATFLRVMAALAVAMLWTVPLGVAIGSNPRLASFLQPMVQIAASVPATAIFPVALMFLVGLTGGLNLAAVLLMLMGTQWYMLFNVIAGASTIPQDLKDTAVLLGLSRWTRWRTLVLPALFPYIITGAVTAGGGAWNASIVSEYVNFAGRNISTVGIGAIIAQATARGDYPLLLAGTMSMVVTVVLFNRLVWRRLYRLAEEKFRME
- a CDS encoding YgdI/YgdR family lipoprotein, producing MKRFLYALVLVLALGGLTACGAHNYTVSMSDGTQYTAHGQPEYDESSKTYTFKDLDGRTVTVPRDGVKSIQEHLKD
- a CDS encoding nitrate/sulfonate/bicarbonate ABC transporter ATP-binding protein, which gives rise to MKTHAAPVASYVKPDARNAPAAGAGTGAALVQLSRVAKEYGSGRKFIAVEGVDLTIREGEFVALLGPSGCGKSTILRMISGLIRPTRGDVLYRGKVLSGVNPHAAIVFQTFALFPWLTVQENVEVALKARGVPPGLRTNRALDLLDRVGLDGFETAYPRELSGGMRQKVGFARAMAVEPELLCLDEPFSALDVLSAETLRGELLELWTSGKIPTRAILMVSHNIDEAVFMADRIVIMDKDPGRIIREFPVDLPRPRQRKSHDFLNLVDRVYAMLAGQTLSPDLEMGTAPGEPGVTRRLPAINVNEMAGLIERLNELVDHKTDIYRIAHELKVGSDYILSVIDAAELLGFATISAGDIKLTPLGETFGEASILARKEIFASRLRHLPFFRWLTDMVRAGGGKGLSRDVIETALAIEFPAAEAERQVDTAINWGRYAELLSYDDDDETLYVEPAGGQAA
- a CDS encoding NmrA family NAD(P)-binding protein; amino-acid sequence: MFVILGATGQVGGAAARGLLDRNMPVRAVVRDVGRADPLVARGAQPALADFSDAEALAAVMRGAEGAFVMLPPNFSPSRDYAEARTLAATLRRALSAARPDRVVCLSSVGAHRESGLGLVTQLRILEQELAALDLPVAFVRAAWFMENLRRDIPMVRATGELPSFLQPLNRAIPMVATADVGNLVAQTMQTGWTGRRVLEIAGPGCCPNDLAEALSAALRRPVRAVETERGRWEELLRGAGIPDPAPLMEMVDGFNSGWITFEGKTAESVRGETPLAEVVASLVAE
- a CDS encoding D-alanyl-D-alanine carboxypeptidase family protein; translation: MRNDTVRPGGAIAAALPVRLVLACFVLAILCLSPLPSAASPHQQREIQARSAIIMDFNTGKVLFEQNADQKIPPASLTKVMSMYLVFDAIKQGRVSLGDVITVSGDAARTGGSRMHLKTNEKVTLRDILRGMAVSSGNDASTAAAEHVAGDVSDFVAAMNAKAAAIGMHETHFVNPTGLPAPGHITSARDMMILAQHYLRAYPQALEYHSQKTLVHNRIQTRNHNPLLESCPGADGLKSGWVCASGYNLITTAKRGNTRLIGVILGAANPSVRARENRRLMEAGFMAVEDHMTVAEALPEVRLPQYQRVKSRHRRSTEVAEASSQSSKSSKSRKSSRKSRKHSSRQVAEAECSTSATLVAEADAPKASRRSASRKASVESASASRTKSKKTASRKAKASKATTAEGPSAKSRSRHHKKKQSSETATHKAKEPGTQARARSRSDDS
- a CDS encoding phosphatase PAP2 family protein — encoded protein: MINDESLGLSPKRRPGRRGVLDVLLLAVVALAAAVAAYKASRLAYFPTDLDLARWVQTNVPMPDAWAHWIGRTADIPGCFVLLAGTVVVAWLVSGWRAAACAVPIFLFSLVLGHWLQPIVARPRPSADLIGVSGTPTGFGFPSIFALVYMTTFGYIAILAWVRGRGSLSLLVTILSVAALLIGLASRVALGVHWPSDLWGGCLIGLFWILAFLPFSR